From the genome of Zalophus californianus isolate mZalCal1 chromosome 5, mZalCal1.pri.v2, whole genome shotgun sequence:
AAAAACAGGAAAGTGTGAAGTCACAGAAGCCATTGGGGTTTGGGGAAGAGGAGTATGGAGGGAAAGATCTACATTGTCAGATGTTGCTCTGAAGGCCAAAAGGTCGCAGCAAGTGACTTTGAGAAGCACCATTCCAGAGGCTTGATGGAGAGGAGAGCTTCTCTGGAGTCATTTgaagagagaatgggaagtgAAGAAGAGTCCCCAGCAAATCTGGGCAACGTTTCAGAAGACTTTTGATGCCTCAGAGGGAAGGGTCCACAGCTGGATGGTTCTAGAGAGGCGTCTAGTTGGTTTTTGAGGTGGCTGATTCTGCACACGTGTTTGCACGTCGGTGGCAATTGAGAGGGAGAAATTGTTGATGAAGTACACAATAGGGACCGTTGTGGAGGCGACATCTCTGAGcaggctggaggggctggggttGGCACACAGGGGTAGGGTTTGGCTCTATACATTTCCCCATCAAGCGCAGGGACTTGCGAACAGAAGCCACCGCTCCCTAGCTTCCCAGCAGCTCAGCGACACGCCTGGGCAATTCCTGCGGGAACTACGCCTCCCGGCAGGCGGTGCGCTCAGCGGCCAGTGCGCAGGCGCGCGCCGCCAGCCTCGGTCTGTCCCCTCCCAGCAGTCCGGGCCCCTGTTCCGGACTGGAGCCACCGAGGCGGAGGGGGACGGGTTCCTCTTAAAAGAGAAACGGCCGCAGTGCGCGAGAGGTGGGCCCTCATCCTCCCGCCGCTCTCCGGGCCTGCGCGCGAGGCGGGAGGAGGCGCAGGCGCAGTCGGGCTGAGGGCGGGTGGGGGCTCGCAGGTAAGGCCGGGTGGGGGTGGACCGCGGCGGGCGCTCCCGGTGGCCTGGGAGCTGCCCTTGGAATTGGCCTGTCCTACGCATAGTGAGCGTTAAGTGGGGCGGCCTGAGACGGGGTGGGAGCGCCCTCCAGACCCCAGTCCCACCCACATTCACCCCGCTATGAAAAGCGCCCCCAGTAGAcaccacctccccttcccccgtCAACCAGTAAAGGCAGTAAAGGCCTATGCTGTCTTCAAGGTGAAATTGTTACCTACCCCTCGTCCAGCCCCAGTTGAAATTTCTCCGTGAAAGCTTCACGCCCCTTCCCCACAGCTCGCGTTTCTACACTTCAGTATGCTCGGGGTCGGGCCATTGTTCTGACTTTGACCCTGTCTCCCTACCTCCCCCTCCACAGCGCTACTGCCCTGTAACGTAAGCTGGGGTGGTGTGGGCCCAGTGGCAGCGGATGCTACTGAAATGACTTAGTCTTGCTCCCAGTTCaccgatgaggaaactgaggccccagcaGCGGGTAGAGTCAGGGTCTCGGGCCCGAGATGAGGTCCGCCCAGACGCGTGTCTCCTCCACCCTGTAGGTCCTGGTGCCCATGGCTTCCTCCTCGGTGGACGCATCTCGAAGGCGGCAGGAGAAGCGGCGGCAGCTGGACGCGCGCCGCAGCAAGTGCCGCATCCGCCTGGGCGGCCACATGGAGCAGTGGTGCCTCCTCAAGGAGCGGCTGGGCTTCTCCCTGCACTCGCAGCTCGCTAAGTTCCTGTTGGACCGGTtaggggccggggcggggctcTAGGGGAGGGCACCCCCAGGTTGCAACACCCAGTCCCCTCCCTGGGTCAGGTGCGGGCCCCCTGACCCAGGGGTGTCTCATTTCAGCAGAACAGCCTGTGTGATTTGTGGGCTCTCTGGGTCCCTTGCCCTCCTCTTGGTCTCCAGAGAATAGGGGGTCCGAAAGTGTGTGAGTGCTGAGAGCTGAGGGCAGTTGGCCTGGATTCCTACCTAaactgcctcccctctcccccacccccctctttcCCCTCGCAGGTACACTTCTTCAGGCTGTGTGCTCTGTGCGGGTAGGTAGGAAATAACTAGAGGTTGGGGttcaggagccagggagggaagaggggcaacAGGGAGTGATGTGACCCAGAAGCACCCTCCTGAAGGGGACTGGATCAGAGGGGACCCTGAGTGAGTTTGGAAAAAGGTGGGGTAGTTGGGGAGCCCAAGGTAGTTTGATGGGGGCAGCCTGTGGACAAGAGAGCGATGTTTCAGGACCTTGGGGGTTCTGGGCTCTGAAGAATGGTAAACTGAACTAGGGACTGGCCTTGCCCAGGGGGTTGGGGGACAGGGCTGTGAGGGTGTGGTCCCAGGGTGAGAGTAGGCGGCTTCCCAGCTTGCCCTGACTGTTGCCTTCACCACTTCAGGTCCTGAGCCTTTGCCCCCCAAGGGTCTGCAGTATCTGGTGCTCCTGTCTCATGCCCACAGCCGAGAGTGCAGCCTGGTGCCGGGGCTTCGGGGGCCCGGGGGCCAAGATGGGGGGCTTGTGTGGGAGTGCTCTGCAGGCCACACCTTCTCCTGGGGCCCCTCTTCAGGCTCCATATCTCCAGAGGAGCCCAAGCCAGTGTCCTGTCCAAATACTGCCCAGAGAAGCTGGTGCCAGGAGGCCAGGAGCGGGCTGGAGCCTGCAGGTAGGCTGCAGGAAAGAAGAGTTGTGAAGAAAAGCGAGGGAAAATGGCTCCCTCTCTGTAGCTTAGAActccattttctaaaaattatcctcaaatatatatatatattttttttttcctcaaatatggTTTTAGGCctaaaaagcaaaatacagaatAAGATGTATGTTGTGTTACCACTGGTGGAAAAATAAggagatacacacatatatacacacatatatatatttatttatgaatatgtaaaatatctCTGGAAGGGCATGTAGGAAACCAGGTTCTCTGTGGGAAGAACTAGGTGATTGGGGGACAATATTGGAAAAAGAGTCTTTTCAAAGTGTAcctttttatacttttgttttttgaaccatgtgaatgtaTCATCTCTAAAGTAAAATACCCCTTCCCATCCCAGTAGCATCTgcaccctcctccttcttccccagaGTCCTCCCACCACTTCAGACCTTAGAAGTATACCTGTCCTCATCCCCCGAGCCCAGAGTTCCTTCCCCTTTGACCCTACCTATGCCAACAGGTTTGGAATCTGAGCATGATGAGAGGACTCAGGAGGCCAGGTTGCCCAGGTGAggttgggagtgggagggaaaggATAGACTCGGGTGAACAGGCAGGTGAGGGAGCAGAGCCTGAGGCTTCCCTTCCTTGGTCCAGCAGGGAAGTGGGACCCCTACTGGAGACCTTCCCAACcccaggagaagagagggaggaggaagatgaggatgAAGAGGAGATGCTCAGTGATGCCAGCCCATGGACCTACAGCTCCTCCCCAGATGAGCAAGTTGGGGTTGTGGGAAGATGTTgaacagagcaggagggagggagcagctgGTCAGGGATCCCAAGCTTTCCAGACTCAAGGGAAAGGCTTATTGGTGGGGAAGGCAGAAAGAATTGGACATTTTCAATTGGAGAAAGAGATGAAGTTAGGCTTAGAGGAGAATGAAAGCTGAAAGCAGGTGTAAACAGAAATCCTGGGGTACGGGTAGGGTTGTTCTGAGTTTGAGATCTTTGCAATTTAGGGGCTAGGGTTGGGTTGAAGGCTAGCTGAGAGCTCAGGGAGATAAtgccctcctctttcttctcttttcagcaGTGATCCAGATGCCCCCAGAGTACTTCCTTCCCCTGTCACCCATGCACTTGAGGGGGAGACATCCCCGGCCCCAGCAGCTCCCCTCAATCCTCTTGCTGTACCATCCTCATCAACATCATCAATGGGTTCTGGAGCTCTTCTGCCTACGGAAGTTGGGGCACAGCCGGAACTCAGAGGGACCCCTCAAGCAGCCCAGCAGACTGAGCCCCTGGCCAGGTAACCTGATGGCTGAGACAGAGGGCAGGGGCATCCCGGGACATGGCCCTCCCTCGAGGCCCTCTGCTCCCTCTTTGCTGCCCGTAGCCCTGGGAGTCAGGCCCAGTCTGCTCTGACCTTGGCCTGGGAGGAAGACACGGCACAGATCGGCCCCAAGAGAATTAGGTaggcctggggaagggggcctTGGGGCGGGGAGTGAGAGGAGAGCCTGTGGGAGTTCTTATGCTCCTGCCTATCCTCCTCCCCCAGGAAAGCTGCCAAAAGAGAACTGCTACCTTGTGACTTCCCTGGCTGTGGAAGGATCTTCTCCAATCGGCAGTATTTGAATGTGAGGACATGAGGGGCATAGACTGGGTTCTGTGTGGCCTCAGAGGTATATGAAAAGGGCTTAAGGAGATGCTGAGGTGAAGGAGAAGCTGAAGCAAAGAAGCTTGGGGTGTGGGTGGATTTGGAGATAGGAAGAGAAGGGTTGGGGTGGACCTGCAGAGCTTACCTACAGTTAATAATCACTAAGCCAGACAACTGGTAGATAAGGCAGAAAACCAAGCCTCAGGTGCACAGCTGCTGTCCACGACTGCTGGTTGCATGGGCCCTGCAAGGGTAATATGGAGATAACGATGGCATTCCTCAGGCTCTTGGAATGCTAGCAACTGTTCTAAGCACCTGATGTGGGTCAAGTCTTTTGATCTTCAAAACATCCCTAGGGAGTAGGTACTGATACTGTTCCTTCtgcagatgaggcaactgaggcacacagaaggCTAGTGTGTGGTAGTGCTGGGGTTCCAGAGTCCACCCTTAGCCACCTGGCCCTGCTGGCAGGAGTGGGTAGTTCTAGAGCCAGAGAACCAGAAGATTCAGCCTCACTGCAGGAAAAGTTTGAGACACAAAGAGGGAAGGACCATGGCCCCCACACTTATCCAGAGCCCTCCCAGACCACGTCCTGAAGTTGAGGGAGAGCCCAGACCAAAGGGATGGTGAAGCAAGGGTGTATGGGATTTGGGAGAGCAAACAAGGGTAGGAAAGCTCTGGGATAAGAACTTTAGTGGAGCTAGGGAAACACACAGGAGCCTGTTAATGAAGAAGACTGAAGCAGCCTCAAGCAGCAGTTTAACTATGGGAAAGTGGGATTATAGAAAAGGGGAAAGCCCATGCAGTTTACAGAGCCAGGATGTAAAATTAGATCAGACAGGAGAACTATTTCCCAGACATACTCAGGGAGTGAAAGAACAGACTATCCTTAAAAGTGTTCCAGGTTGAgagcatgcgtgcgtgtgtgtgtgtgtgtgtttccaaagCAGGTTTAGGAAAACATCATATAATATGTACCCGTGATGAGCTATTAATAAAGTAGGCAATCTGGGCAATATTATTGTACACTGATATTGAAGAGGATAATCATACCTACCCAAATTGTGTTCTCATTCGCAGCAGACAGCAGCTCCATGGTTAGGGAACCAAGAGTGTCACCAGAATGGCACTTTGTTCAGGGAACTGGGGTTTGTAAGGAAGGTTGTGGCAAAAATGTGAGATAATGCAAATCAAGGACAGAATAGGATGAGGGCAGAGTTTGGTGTCAGGACAGGAGGGGGTGCCTGCACTCAGATTAGGACTGGCCAGGATGATGTGAGCTAGTGGTGAGAGAACTGCTGTGGGGAAACGGGGGGGCAGAGGAGCCTGCCTGCTGGGCCAGCTCGGGTGGTTTCCCTGACACCACCTGTTTCCTTTCCTAGCACCACAAGAAGTACCAGCACATCCACCAAAAGTCCTTTTCCTGCCCAGAGCCAGCCTGTGGGAAGTCCTTCAACTTTAAGAAACACCTGAAGGAGCATGTTAAACTGCACAGTGGTGAGTGGTAGAGATGCCTCCTGTGGGTGCCTTCACCTCCCCCTGTGGGTGCCTTCACTTCTCCATGTGGGTCCTGTCATCTCCCCCTGGGGGTCCCTTCACCTCCCTTGTGGGATGACTCTCACCCTCAGTTCTCTGTGTGAGCACCTGCCTGCTTGagactgttctaggtgctgagatACAACAGGGAACAGAGGGCAGTCCTTACTTCATATGACGTCCACTCTAGTGATAACAGGGATAAAGACATGTGAAAgcccagagggggagggagagcatgagGGAGGAGTCTCTCTGGTAGAAAGGGAAGGTGCCCTAAGCAAAGACCTAAGTGAAGGGAGGAATGGAGCCTTGTCCATGTCTATGGGCAGCACTGGAAAGGCCCTGAGCTGGCTTCTGTGTGGCATGttccaggaagggagggagaggaggcctggaagttagaaagggaggaaaagaggtcAGACAGTGGTGGGGGACTCCAAGACTACCAACAGCatggcttggcttctggccagATGAGATGGGCAGCATCTCAGCATCTTGTATAGCAGAAGGACACAACTGACTTTAAAAGGAGCAAAGTGACTGCCATGTAGACAAATGGGACTGTAGGTGTGTGCAGCGTGCAGGGAGAGCAGCCTTGACATGCTGGTCCAGTTGAGTCGGTTGGGGGGAGTGGCTAGAGGCTTATGTGAGCATGAAGGTGGAGGCAGGAGGCTGCTGTGAGGACAGACTGGCCACAGGTGGATGGGCAGGAGGGCGTCGAGGCTGACTTGAAAGATTCCAGCCTGAGCACCTGGGCAGAGGTGATGAGATTTCCTGAAAAGGGGGAGAGGCGGGCTTTAGGAAAGGGACATTTTATTTGGGACATGCTAATTTAGGCATCCCACAAGATGTGACTCTGGATTCCAGAgatgtttgggggaaaaaaaggtgttCATCACAAACACATGGGTGGTATTTGGAGTGAAGGTGGAATGTAGCTACATGGAGTGAGCATTGGTAGAAAGGAGTTCTGaacagggcaggcaggaagggcAGCTCCCAAGCGGCCAGTGAGGCAGATGAAGACAGCAGTATTTGAGGAGCCAAGTGGAGAGAGTGCtctaggggggaggggagggtgggttgTGCTAATGCAACAAGACTGAGCAACATGAGGACAGGCCGCTGGACGTGGGGGGAAGCCACCTTTGACTAGATGACAAGGGAGGACAGCCAGAATGGAGTGGGTTCAAGGcagggaggagctggggaagTAGAGATAGTGAGTATGGGCCACTCTCTGGAGTGTTGCTGTGAAGACAAGTAGAAAAAGGGGGTCTTAGCTGGAGGGCTGTGGGTTTGGGGGTACAGATGGGAATGATCCCACTGAGAGAAAAGGCTTCCTGATGCctaggttggggggtggggggaacctcCGGTCAGGGAGAAGCAGTATATCTCTGCACAGCTGGAGGGTGACTGCAGTGGAGCAAGGAATAGTCACATATATGGGCACAGAAGCAAGTTGGCTGAGGGATTAGGTGGGGGGGACTATGTGGTTattctctcctggcttctctcttctTGGTGACTTGAAAAATGAGGTCCCCGCTGAATGAGCTAGCAGAGAGAGGAGGTGGTATGGAAAATGGCCTTCTGGGCTCCTGAGAGTGGCAGAGTGAACTGACTAAGAAAATGCAGAGGCTTATGGTGGGCCCTTGGGACTTGTGGTTGTGGATGAAAAGGAGAGGCCAAGGTATAGGTGAACAGATTGTGGGTTGTGTTTCTGCTCCCCTTACCACACCTCTGTATTCCTGGAACAGGCCAAGAGTTGTGTTTACTTTGAGCTGGATTTTAACCGAACAGGTACAGCTAAGGGAGAGAGCAGCCAGTGAATTCGTAGTGTGAGCGAAGGGAGGCTACAAAGATGCCCTGGAAAGGGACCTAGGAGAGGAGTGTGGAGGGGGACAGTGGGAAGGCAGCGGGCTGCTGGACTGGCAGCGTGGAGTCCCAGGCTTATTGTAGCAGGACGAAGAAGGCCCTTGCTGAAACTGCAGTTTCAGGGAGGTGCAGTGATGGGGCATGACCTGGGAGTGGTGGCTGAGAAGGGTGGGAGACCAGGTCAGTGAAGGTCAGGGAACAGAAATGTGGGGTGCTGGACGTGTAGAAAACAAAGCAGTAGCACGAGTAATGGCTGAGGAGAGGGCCTGGAGTCAGAGATTTGGGGAATGTGGTGGTGTAATGATGGGTTCCCAAGGGGTTGTGAGACAGATGTGTAAAGGATGCCATGAGCCACAGGGATGCCTCGTGTATGGCCTGCCCTGAGACTTGGAGGTAGAGGGGAGAATCCACAGCAGGTCTGTGGCAGGGGAAGCACAGAGGGCAGGTGGTTAGTGCTGGTAGGGAGGCAGGTCAGGGAAAATGGAACAGATTGACAGCCACAGGGcactgctgggggctgggaggggtgggatAAGCAGGTTGAATTTGGGACAGTACTCCTGTGAGGGTTGACAGGTGGGCTGGGCTGAGGAGGGGCCATGGCCTGGGGATGGATGCTGGGGTGACCCCTGTGAACCCGCAGACACCCGGGACTACATCTGTGAGTTCTGTGCCCGGTCTTTCCGCACCAGCAGCAACCTTGTCATCCACCGGCGcatccacactggagagaaacccctGCAGTGAGTGTGGGGGAGCATGGGTGGGAAGGTAGGGCTGCCAGGGGGACCAGCAAGACACAGCAGAAGGAGGGGGAACCTCTGGGGAAGTCGAGATGGGCTGaagccctgcccttccctctgctgtcCCTGGCTCAGGTGTGAGATCTGCGGGTTCACCTGCCGCCAGAAGGCCTCCCTGAACTGGCACCGGCGTAAGCACGCAGAGACAGCCGCTACTCTGCGCTTCCCCTGTGAGTTTTGCGGCAAGCGCTTTGAGAAGCCAGACAGTGTTGCAGCTCACTGCAGCAAAAGCCATccagccctgctcccagccccacaAGAGTCACCCGGCCCATTGGAGCCCTGTCCCagcatctctgcctctgtgaccccgaggtctGGTGATGAGTCCAGGCCCTCTGTGGTTCCTCAGGCTCTGACTGTGCTCCCTCAGCAGTGAGCATTCCTGAGCTCTGAGGAGCCAGACCCTGGAGACTGAAGAGGAGTGAGGAAGAGAAGTGCCAGGTGCCTGGTCCCCAGAAACCAGGGTCACAGGGAGTGCAGGGTGGGGGCAAAACCAAGCCAGGCTACTTTAGTCTTCCTAAAGGACAGAATAAACCCAGTATTTTACATGGACGTGTGTGGGCAGAGTGAGTATTTTGACACCTGAAGCTCAGGAATCCTGATTCCTTCGGAAGTAGGCTCTGCTAGAATATGCCTGAGTGCACCATAGGTGTGGGGCATAGTCCTCTCTCTGGAAATAACATTCTGATGCTCCACTTGGCAATACTCTGCTTTATAGACCCCATGTGGTCTCAGTCTAGGTCCCGAAGTTaatgccctgccccccacccccccagctggAGAATATTGCCCTGAGAGGCACTTTGATCTGGACATCATCAGGTCTGTCCATGGGACAGGTGGTGCTTTGCCGAGGGTTCCTGCCCAGCTTCACTCTGGGTAGGCCTTCTCTGCCAGGGAGCAGGCTGGTTGCTTCTGGCAAGAAGTCTTTCACTGAAATGAGCTGTCCCATGATCTCTCTGCCTACAAATTTCCCATCCCTGAGCCCAGGGAGAAAGCAGCAGAGACTCAGGTAGAACCAAGGGGCAAGAAGACCACAAGGCAGGTGGGTTGTCCTTGTGGCCACATCTGTGATCATTACCTGAAGAGGCAGGACAACAAAAGTTTGAGGGAAGGAGAGCTAGAGGAGACTCAGGCTGGAAAGGGGGAATGGGACGAGAGAAGATAGAACACAGGTCGGAAAACAGGAAAACCTCTGAGGGCACAGCAGTAGCAATGGGAACATACCAATACCTGGGCTCCCTTCCCTGTCTAGGAGGTTTTCCTACAccccagggggagggcagggagtttGGTGGACAGGAAGAGCTGACCAGGGAAGTAGATGTAGGAGCGCGGCAGCCGTCCAGGTGAAGGGCTACCATTGAAGATGTGGAAAGGCGACCGACAGCCACGCTGTCTACATAGACCTCCGTCCGGGAGGTGCCCACCTCCCTGTGGCAATGTATCTGTACTTGCTTAGCCTAATACAGAGAAGCTTCTCAGCAAGTGTCCCTCAACTAGGACACAAAAAGTCCAGCTTTTCCTGTTCTGCCTGCCCAGCAAAGATGAGTGCAGCCCCTACGGTGGCTTGGGTGGCCTGGGTGGCGGCCCGAGCGCGCGTGTGGGCCCGCTGGTGCTGGGAGAGCGAGCGGCTGTGGCTGAAACACTTGCCACACTCCGCACATTCCGCCGGCCGCTCGCCCAGGTGAGTCTTGCGGTGCAGCGCCAGCTTGGAGCCTACACTGAAGGCCTTGCCGCACTCGGGGCACTTGTGGGGCTTGTGCCCAGCGTGGTTGCGTCGGTGCACGTTGAGGTTGGATACGCATGTGAAGCGTTTGCCACACAACTCACAATGGTAGGGCTTCTCACCTGTGTGTGTGCGCCGGTGCTTGGTAAGGTCAGAGCGGTCGCTGAAGCGGCGGCCGCACTCGGCGCACGGGAAGGGCCTCTCACCCGTGTGAATGCGCTGGTGCACCACTAGGTCGGAGCGCTGCCCGAAGCCCTTGCCACACGTGGCGCATGCGTGTGGCCGCTCTCCCTGATGGCTCCGCCTGTGGCGCAACAGGGTGGAACTTTCGCTGAAGCGGCGCCCACAGTCCCCACACGCATAGGGCTTCTCACCCGTGTGCGTTCGCTGATGGCGCACCAGCGTGGCGCTCTCCAAGAAGCCCTTTCCACACTCCGGGCACTTGAAAGGCTTCTCACCTGAGTGCGTCTGCAGGTGTCGTGTTAGTGTGGAGCTCTTGCCAAAACTCTTCCCGCACACACTGCACTGGTGTGTACCCAGAGCGTTGGGCTGATCAGCTGTGGCGTCACCAGTGCTCCGGGCCGCGTGGACGCGTGCGTGGCTCCGCAGCCCTGCGTAGCTGTGGAAGGCCCGTGGGCACTGTGCACAGCGGTGGAGCGGGTCGAGAGGCTGGATAGGTGTCCCCCACGGGTGTGCCCGCGCCTGGTGGAAGCGCAGCGCGCTCTGACGGAAGGCGCGGGCGCACAAGGGACAGCGGCAGGGCTGCTCGGGGGGATGCCGGCGGCGGCGGTGCAGCAGCAGAGCCGAGAGGTGTGTGAAGCTGCGGCCACAGGTGCGGCAAGGGCAGGAGCGGCTGCGCTGTCTGTGTGTGCTCTGGTGCAGGTCAAGGCGGCCACTGTGACGGAAGCTCTGGCCGCACTCGTTGCAGATGTAGAGCGTCTGGCCAGCGTGGGCGCATCGGTGTGCACGGAGGTCGGCTGCCAGTGCGTAGCGCTCACCGCAGTCAAGGCAGCGGTAGCGGCTGTCGCCGCCATGGGCACGCTCGTGGCGCAGCAGCACCGAACTGTAGCGGAAGCTCTTGCCACACTCACTGCACACGTAAGGCCTTCCTGCCGCGGCCGCCACCGTCTCTGATGCAGCGAGCATGGTGAGGGCTAGGCTGGGGGGCGCTCGGGATCCAGGCTGGAGTTTGCCACTCCCACGCCGGGGTCTGCCGCCTCAAACTGCGCGCTGCTTTCAGTTTTCTGAAGGCCTACAaagggagtagcagagggaagaaggggaggccTGGAAAACGGGTCTGCAGGTTCCAGGTTCCTTCTTTTGTGGGGGGGCTCTGCAGCTTTTTCTAGGGTGGGCTGCAGCCAGGTTCACCCTTCACCCTGAGCTCTACACGGAGAAAGTCACTGTAAGCCACAGTAACAGCTGCAACCCCTACACCTTGGGGAATGGAGAGGCAAGCACAGGGCCCCTGTTCCTTGTAATTCCCTAAGCTAGGCCATCTCCTGGATTCCATTCTCCAAGAGGAGGCAAAGCCATAAACTCCTAGAAATATTGGGGGGGGTGTCCTCATGCCaccaggaagggcaggagggattcagagagggagtctgcttccaaAACTCTGCTCGGCAGGGGATGAGGAGTACCCAGCCTGTTTTCTGTCCTTAGATCAGAGGTCTTGGCCTGGAGATGCACTAGGCAACACCAAGGGGGGATGGGCAATGAGAAGGCCCCTGGGCCTAAACCACATCAACACCTTCCTCTGAGACCCTGGTTTCCTAAGTCACCAATGTGAACCCAGCCAGATCTGAGCTGGAAGGACAAGGAGGGCAATGAGATGAAGCATAAACCTGTACAGAAGCAGCAGTCTGGGCAAAAGTCTCAGAaagggctggggcctgggcaaGGGATGGTTATCTAAGAGACCCCAAAGTATTGCACCTTGGCTCTGGACAGTACCTGATAATCACTCCGCACCAGGACACAGCCTCAAAGTTCTCTGGCCTAGCCTTGAGAAAGCAACTCAGGACCCAGGAAAGGGGCAAAAAGGAACATGAATAATCCACAAAGAATAGTATTAAAAGTTAATGGCATTATCCTAGAAGTGCTTTTCACATTTTCAGGAAACCTGTGGAGAAGGAAGAAGCATTCCTTCCTAATTCTCAGGTCATCCAAGTTCTTTGCAAATATTCTGCAGACTTTTCTCATTGCCCTATCTCCAGGGATCTGAGAACCCAGAGTAGTAGAGAAGCCCCTTTATGGGAATGGGATCTGATCTGCTATCCCCTTTATCTCAAATGTTATCCCTGAATCCTCTTGACAAGTTGGTCCAGGTAGTGGTCTGGGAGCAGGATCAGCCTTTCTGTATAGAACCTCCTGTGGGCCTCATCACTGACTACTCTCCTCAAGGCTAATGGACTGGTCCCAGCTAAATTCAGTGGAGATTAGATATAGTTGCTAAGAGTTATAGGCTGTGTCACTCAACaggtcagggagagggagcaaaCAAAATGGTCAGCAGTAGTTTTCTTATTGGTAGATGGAAACATCATAAATACCCAGAGTTCTGGTTAAAACACCCCATAAATGGGATCCATTGAAAAAAAGCCTTGAAAGCCACAAACCTTCAGGGGTGGGCTCTGGAGTTTTGCTCCTCTCTACACTGGGCAGGAGTGGCCAATACAGGATGTTCTCTTCTCATGCTTTTGGAGCAGGATGTTCTGTACCCTGCAGGGATGAAGTAAGAGGGAAAACATGAATTTACATCGAGCAaaggggacagaggcagggagagaaagaaggggaggagggtatTGTTTTAatggacattttcaaatataaaaaactaaataatatcACAAATCACTCCCTCACCTTTAGCATCTATCTACATTTTGCTATTCTGTTTCATCTATCACACTCCTCTCCCAcacactttctttctcctttttgttttttgtttgtttgtttgtttgtttgtttggtcttCAGTATTTTAAATCCCAGACATCTCATTCACAGAGAATGAGTTTAAGCAAAAGCTGCAAGCAGGGGCAGGAACCCCTCTGCAGACCTGAAAGCAGTCTTTAGAGAGATTCTCTCAGTTCTTCCAGAGGGAACTTTTAGCCCAGATACTTGGGCTCTATTCTGGGTTGTCAGTTCAAAAGAATGTTTGCTCTCATGTGAGTCAAACCTTCCCTCAGGACTCAATGTTTGATCCAAATGTCAAAGAGAGCAATGCACATGCTGGTGAGGGTTCCACCTCACTTGAGGGACTCCAGGGACCATGGCACCTCTCAGGCCAAGTTTCTGGGAACCCACCCTCTGCCTCCTAGGGCACGGGCCTAAGGAAGGTAAGACAAATGTACAAA
Proteins encoded in this window:
- the ZNF672 gene encoding zinc finger protein 672 isoform X2; the protein is MLAASETVAAAAGRPYVCSECGKSFRYSSVLLRHERAHGGDSRYRCLDCGERYALAADLRAHRCAHAGQTLYICNECGQSFRHSGRLDLHQSTHRQRSRSCPCRTCGRSFTHLSALLLHRRRRHPPEQPCRCPLCARAFRQSALRFHQARAHPWGTPIQPLDPLHRCAQCPRAFHSYAGLRSHARVHAARSTGDATADQPNALGTHQCSVCGKSFGKSSTLTRHLQTHSGEKPFKCPECGKGFLESATLVRHQRTHTGEKPYACGDCGRRFSESSTLLRHRRSHQGERPHACATCGKGFGQRSDLVVHQRIHTGERPFPCAECGRRFSDRSDLTKHRRTHTGPMQPAVVDSSCAPEAWFSALSTSCLA
- the ZNF672 gene encoding zinc finger protein 672 isoform X1 → MLAASETVAAAAGRPYVCSECGKSFRYSSVLLRHERAHGGDSRYRCLDCGERYALAADLRAHRCAHAGQTLYICNECGQSFRHSGRLDLHQSTHRQRSRSCPCRTCGRSFTHLSALLLHRRRRHPPEQPCRCPLCARAFRQSALRFHQARAHPWGTPIQPLDPLHRCAQCPRAFHSYAGLRSHARVHAARSTGDATADQPNALGTHQCSVCGKSFGKSSTLTRHLQTHSGEKPFKCPECGKGFLESATLVRHQRTHTGEKPYACGDCGRRFSESSTLLRHRRSHQGERPHACATCGKGFGQRSDLVVHQRIHTGERPFPCAECGRRFSDRSDLTKHRRTHTGEKPYHCELCGKRFTCVSNLNVHRRNHAGHKPHKCPECGKAFSVGSKLALHRKTHLGERPAECAECGKCFSHSRSLSQHQRAHTRARAATQATQATVGAALIFAGQAEQEKLDFLCPS